One stretch of Corvus hawaiiensis isolate bCorHaw1 chromosome 1, bCorHaw1.pri.cur, whole genome shotgun sequence DNA includes these proteins:
- the BAMBI gene encoding BMP and activin membrane-bound inhibitor homolog isoform X2 yields the protein MCKSELSACFSRLLDPQNTHSPLTHGCLDSIASTAEMCQAKQAQNHSGTTTMSTLECCHEDMCNYRGLHDVLSPSRGDTSGQGSRYQHDSSRNLITKVQELTSSKELWFRAAVIAVPIAGGLILVLLIMLALRMLRSENKRLQDQRQQMLSRLHYSFHGHHSKKGQVAKLDLECMVPVTGHENCCMTCDKMRHSDLSNDKILSLVHWGMYSGHGKLEFV from the exons ATGTGCAAATCTGAGCTTAGCGCCTGCTTCTCCAGACTGCTTGATCCTCAGAATACACATTCCCCACTTACTCATGGCTGCTTGGACTCTATTGCAAGCACAGCTGAGATGTGCCAAGCCAAACAAGCACAAAACCACTCTGGCACCACCACCATGTCCACGCTGGAATGCTGTCATGAAGATATGTGCAATTACAGAGGACTACATGATGTTTTGTCTCCTTCCAGAGGTGATACTTCAG GACAAGGGAGCAGATATCAAcatgacagcagcaggaatctCATCACCAAGGTGCAGGAATTGACTTCTTCGAAAGAGTTATGGTTCAGGGCGGCTGTAATTGCTGTTCCTATAGCTGGTGGGCTAATCTTGGTGCTCCTTATCATGCTGGCCTTGAGGATGCTCAGGAGTGAAAACAAGAGACTGCAAGATCAGCGACAGCAAATGCTTTCTCGTTTGCACTATAGTTTTCATGGACATCATTCAAAAAAAGGGCAGGTGGCAAAATTGGACTTGGAATGCATGGTGCCTGTGACTGGTCACGAGAACTGCTGCATGACCTGTGATAAAATGAGACATTCAGACCTCAGCAATGATAAAATTCTTTCACTAGTCCACTGGGGAATGTACAGCGGACATGGGAAGCTGGAATTTGTATga
- the BAMBI gene encoding BMP and activin membrane-bound inhibitor homolog isoform X1 → MDRHSSYIFIWLQLELCAMAVLLTRGEIRCYCDAAHCVATGYMCKSELSACFSRLLDPQNTHSPLTHGCLDSIASTAEMCQAKQAQNHSGTTTMSTLECCHEDMCNYRGLHDVLSPSRGDTSGQGSRYQHDSSRNLITKVQELTSSKELWFRAAVIAVPIAGGLILVLLIMLALRMLRSENKRLQDQRQQMLSRLHYSFHGHHSKKGQVAKLDLECMVPVTGHENCCMTCDKMRHSDLSNDKILSLVHWGMYSGHGKLEFV, encoded by the exons ATGGATCGCCATTCCAGCTACATCTTCATCTGGCTGCAACTGGAGCTGTGCGCCATGGCCGTCCTGCTCACCAGAG gtGAAATCAGATGCTACTGTGATGCTGCACACTGTGTTGCAACCGGCTATATGTGCAAATCTGAGCTTAGCGCCTGCTTCTCCAGACTGCTTGATCCTCAGAATACACATTCCCCACTTACTCATGGCTGCTTGGACTCTATTGCAAGCACAGCTGAGATGTGCCAAGCCAAACAAGCACAAAACCACTCTGGCACCACCACCATGTCCACGCTGGAATGCTGTCATGAAGATATGTGCAATTACAGAGGACTACATGATGTTTTGTCTCCTTCCAGAGGTGATACTTCAG GACAAGGGAGCAGATATCAAcatgacagcagcaggaatctCATCACCAAGGTGCAGGAATTGACTTCTTCGAAAGAGTTATGGTTCAGGGCGGCTGTAATTGCTGTTCCTATAGCTGGTGGGCTAATCTTGGTGCTCCTTATCATGCTGGCCTTGAGGATGCTCAGGAGTGAAAACAAGAGACTGCAAGATCAGCGACAGCAAATGCTTTCTCGTTTGCACTATAGTTTTCATGGACATCATTCAAAAAAAGGGCAGGTGGCAAAATTGGACTTGGAATGCATGGTGCCTGTGACTGGTCACGAGAACTGCTGCATGACCTGTGATAAAATGAGACATTCAGACCTCAGCAATGATAAAATTCTTTCACTAGTCCACTGGGGAATGTACAGCGGACATGGGAAGCTGGAATTTGTATga